In Cryptomeria japonica chromosome 10, Sugi_1.0, whole genome shotgun sequence, a genomic segment contains:
- the LOC131858950 gene encoding uncharacterized protein LOC131858950, whose product MIIVNKENSGQQQYNFYVSRGRVHEALQYKICYDPYYKDVQLDELALSSLPINPTNISNLLYSTTSNPDPIHLSFMQEDVTEDGPLIEDLQMTDSFVANLPPARREVEEVCSLLQLGQGRPTPVVKWPPISPSPINEYTTEGLFVMSFPTLFPKGMAAFKQPRLKEVKLHEYGLHLLRYHDNRFGQHPRFRYFILNILMRHRSQATASVFVHKQLDDSMPITIFDLRQRLKDLPDDKLADQLMRFSSSIRGTKPFWNQRRRELIDMVIQIGCPTLFFTLSAADTKWPDLHNIMPTTTPTNPYATARWKLQNIVQNPHLTAMYMHHRFTAFREEVLEKILGANDYWYRYEWQHRGSAHIHGFIWLPKAPDIGKLQWNDIQSVQNALAYIDKYVSAWNPRSHALRNQMFHRSIVDDPFLMDTSMIVSSDPFIDYCDLANRVQRHTKCTIQTCLRRKGTSLQCRYKAPWNITEKSSLSNDDNGQPKHTPARNDDRLNLHNPFILSIWRANVDCQPVLSIDVVIKYIAKYAAKAENKSETYHAMLS is encoded by the exons ATGATAATAGTAAACAAAGAAAACAGTGGCCAACAACAATACAacttctatgttagtagaggacgTGTGCATGAGGCATTACAATATAAGATTTGTTATGACCCATACTACAAAGATGTACAATTAGATGAATTGGCATTGTCGTCTTTACCCATTAACCCCACTAATATATCTAACCTACTATATTCAACCACTTCAAATCCTGATCCCATTCACTTAAGTTTCATGCAAGAAGATGTTACGGAGGATGGTCCATTGATAGAGGACTTGCAAATGACTGATTCATTTGTGGCAAATCTTCCACCTGCACGTCGAGAGGTCGAAGAAGTTTGCTCTTTACTACAACTAGGGCAAGGACGCCCAACTCCTGTAGTTAAATGGCCACCCATTTCCCCATCTCCTATAAATGAATACACTACTGAAGGATTGTTTGTAATGTCATTCCCCACTTTGTTCCCTAAAGGTATGGCTGCATTCAAACAACCACGTCTTAAAGAAGTTAAGCTACATGAGTATGGTCTCCATCTTTTAAGATACCATGATAATAGATTTGGCCAACACCCAAGGTTTAGGTACTTCATATTGAATATACTAATGCGCCATAGAAGTCAAGCCACCGCATCTGTGTTTGTCCACAAACAACTTGATGATTCAATGCCTATAACAATTTTTGACCTTCGACAAAGATTAAAAGACTTGCCTGATGACAAACTAGCAGATCAACTAATGCGCTTTAGCTCGTCAATTCGTGGAACTAAACCATTCTGGAATCAACGTAGAAGGGAACTTATAGACATGGTCATCCAAATTGGTTGTCCAACGCTATTTTTCACACTCAGTGCTGCTGATACAAAATGGCCAGACTTGCATAATATCATGCCAACCACCACACCTACAAATCCATATGCAACTGCTAGATGGAAATTACAAAATATAGTCCAAAATCCACACCTTACTGCAATGTACATGCATCACAGATTTACTGCATTTCGTGAAGAAGTGTTGGAAAAAATTCTTGGCGCAAATGACTATTGGTATAG GTATGAATGGCAACATAGAGGCTCTGCACACATCCATGGTTTCATTTGGCTACCAAAAGCACCTGACATTGGCAAATTACAATGGAATGACATTCAGTCAGTACAAAATGCACTTGCATACATTGATAAATATGTCTCCGCGTGGAACCCACGAAGTCATGCATTGAGAAATCAAATGTTCCACCGATCCATTGTTGATGACCCTTTCTTGATGGACACAAGCATGATAGTATCAAGTGATCCTTTCATTGACTATTGTGATTTGGCCAACCGTGTTCAAAGACATACAAAATGTACTATCCAAACATGCCTTCGCAGGAAGGGGACATCTCTTCAATGCCGTTATAAAGCCCCTTGGAACATTACAGAGAAGTCGTCTCTTTCTAATGATGATAATGGCCAACCTAAGCACACCCCTGCTCGCAATGATGACCGcctaaatcttcacaacccattTATACTCTCAATATGGAGGGCCAATGTAGATTGCCAACCTGTTCTCTCAATTGATGTTGTGATcaaatatattgcaaaatatgctgCTAAAGCTGAAAACAAATCAGAAACATACCATGCAATGTTATCTTGA
- the LOC131858951 gene encoding uncharacterized protein LOC131858951, which produces MARPIHLERISLIEVTQKWSFNASRKHDQWKERATPVIVRVSPRFTTIPTKEEKCFQAFCWSELLLYHPFRNIQMDFGSTDDEIQALWERFSHKYKPWHVCRTSAEADERSNPTTPSSDTEQLPENLRNEWQVLSASYPGLPLHLDELDMLGQRDIDLKNDWGVHHFSPQEKEIATNFIHSNRRTFQPHHVLQQQSQNNLCIQQQKAYDIVISHLHATSWQAPLKMIVQGTAGTGKSHLITSIKSALKRSAPNGQSPLLLLAPTGVAAFNIQASTIHSALRIPIKEMHPLQGQTLASFQESMYFIRYIIIDEMSFIGPRFIQHIDIRLREAFPAHNQLPFGGRSIILFGDLGQLPPVKDIPMYASTSYGGTLWRSFITIITLKKIFRQIGDQPAQIAFRALLSNLRNAEPTIADWQLLLSRANSTLSSTEQSLFLSSTHLFATNEMVSLHNKRMLLSLAKPIALSTAEQLKGITCSNPDEEQLESKILLCIGQEVMLSANLWVETGLVNGALGQVKEIVYNVGERPPELPLFVVVQFKKYIGPVWDQHNPKNIPLIPISRGLRRQIPLKMAWALTIHKSQGLTLQRATIDIGNTDRQGLTFTAISRVRDLASLRIHPPFTFQRYSRIQKSPYAARRKEEEERLTMLSNENTSPGFCSSTPCHIESSSFPVLFFRPKQQYMYTICSIRILLVLI; this is translated from the coding sequence ATGGCAAGACCAATACATTTAGAGAGAATTTCTCTTATCGAAGTAACTCAAAAATGGTCCTTCAATGCGTCAAGAAAGCATGATCAATGGAAAGAGCGAGCCACACCAGTCATAGTTCGAGTGTCTCCACGATTCACAACCATCCCTACAAAGGAAGAAAAATGTTTTCAAGCATTTTGTTGGTCTGAACTTTTATTGTACCACCCATTCCGCAACATTCAAATGGATTTCGGCTCGACAGATGATGAAATTCAAGCACTGTGGGAAAGGTTCTCGCACAAGTACAAGCCATGGCATGTCTGCCGCACATCTGCAGAAGCCGATGAAAGATCTAATCCTACCACTCCTTCAAGCGACACAGAACAACTGCCAGAAAACCTTCGTAATGAATGGCAAGTACTGTCAGCTTCATACCCAGGACTTCCTCTTCACCTGGATGAACTTGATATGCTTGGCCAACGTGATATTGACTTGAAGAATGACTGGGGGGTACATCACTTCAGTCCACAAGAAAAAGAAATAGCTACAAATTTCATACACTCCAATCGCCGAACATTTCAGCCCCATCATGTTCTCCAACAACAAAGCCAAAATAACCTATGTATACAACAACAaaaggcatatgatatagttatttCACATCTACATGCTACTAGTTGGCAAGCACCATtgaaaatgattgttcaaggaacTGCAGGCACAGGAAAGTCACACCTCATAACAAGCATTAAATCAGCACTCAAAAGATCAGCACCAAATGGCCAATCACCATTATTGCTCCTTGCACCAACTGGAGTTGCGGCATTCAATATacaagcatcaacaattcattCAGCACTACGAATTCCAATCAAAGAAATGCACCCTCTACAAGGACAAACATTGGCAAGCTTCCAAGAAAGCATGTACTTCATTCGCTACATTATAAtcgatgaaatgagcttcattggtccCAGGTTTATACAACACATTGATATAAGGTTACGTGAGGCATTCCCTGCCCATAACCAGCTCCCATTTGGAGGACGCTCAATCATTCTCTTTGGTGACTTGGGCCAACTACCACCTGTCAAAGACATTCCTATGTATGCTTCAACTTCATATGGAGGGACACTATGGCGTAGCTTCATAACAATTATAACATTGAAAAAAATATTTCGTCAAATTGGAGATCAACCTGCACAAATTGCCTTTCGTGCACTTCTCTCCAATTTACGAAATGCAGAACCCACTATTGCAGATTGGCAACTTTTACTTTCTCGAGCAAATTCAACACTTTCCTCTACAGAGCAATCTTTATTCTTATCATCCACACACTTATTTGCAACAAATGAAATGGTATCATTACATAACAAACgcatgttgttgtctttggcaaagcCTATTGCCCTATCTACTGCAGAACAACTCAAGGGAATCACATGCTCAAACCCTGATGAGGAACAACTTGAGTCTAAGATCCTCTTATGTATTGGCCAAGAAGTTATGTTATCTGCCAACTTGTGGGTGGAAACAGGACTTGTCAATGGTGCACTTGGACAAGTCAAAGAAATTGTATATAATGTTGGTGAAAGACCACCTGAACTCcccttatttgttgttgttcaattCAAAAAATACATAGGCCCAGTTTGGGACCAACACAACCCAAAAAATATCCCTCTTATTCCAATAAGTCGTGGTCTTCGACGTCAAATACCACTAAAAATGGCATGGGCCTTAACAATTCACAAATCACAAGGGCTGACACTTCAAAGAGCGACAATCGACATTGGCAATACAGATCGTCAAGGGTTGACATTCACAGCAATTTCAAGGGTCCGTGATCTTGCAAGTCTTCGCATACACCCTCCATTCACATTCCAAAGATATTCACGTATACAAAAGAGTCCATATGCTGCTCGACGAAAAGAAGAAGAGGAACgcttgacaatgttatcaaatgaAAACACTTCTCCAGGTTTTTGCTCTTCAACCCCTTGTCACATTGAATCTTCTTCATTTCCTGTTCTtttctttagaccaaaacaacaatacatGTACACCATTTGTTCAATCCGAATACTGCTTGTCCTTATATGA
- the LOC131041753 gene encoding short-chain dehydrogenase reductase 2a: protein MACTQRRLEGKVAIITGGASGIGEACVRLFTKHGAKVIIADISDEAGEKLAQALPPWATFIHCDVSKESDVSAAVDLAMQKYGQLDIMFNNAGIADAQKGTVAEYDCKQFEIVMNVNAKGVLHGMKHAGRVMIPAQKGCIISTASVAAVLGGGMSYAYTAAKHAVVGLSKSGAAELGKFGIRVNCVSPSIIATHMAVKLMEENGSSGEGEGRAMVEEWANSVGNLKGVTLKEEDIAEAALYLASDEARYVSGLNLVVDGGFTVVG from the exons ATGGCTTGTACACAGAGAAG ATTGGAAGGCAAAGTGGCAATAATCACAGGCGGAGCGTCAGGCATTGGGGAAGCCTGTGTCCGCCTCTTCACAAAACACGGAGCCAAAGTCATAATCGCCGACATTTCAGACGAAGCAGGGGAAAAACTGGCACAAGCTCTGCCTCCATGGGCGACCTTCATCCACTGCGATGTGAGCAAAGAGTCAGACGTTAGTGCTGCCGTAGATTTGGCCATGCAAAAATACGGGCAACTGGACATCATGTTCAACAATGCCGGCATAGCAGATGCCCAGAAAGGGACCGTTGCAGAGTACGATTGCAAACAATTCGAGATTGTTATGAACGTAAATGCAAAGGGAGTTTTGCATGGCATGAAGCATGCAGGCCGAGTGATGATCCCAGCTCAAAAGGGCTGCATAATTTCCACGGCCAGCGTTGCAGCAGTTTTGGGCGGCGGCATGTCGTATGCTTACACTGCCGCTAAACATGCTGTTGTTGGGTTGTCCAAAAGTGGTGCTGCTGAGCTGGGGAAGTTTGGAATCAGAGTGAATTGTGTGTCACCTTCTATCATTGCCACTCATATGGCAGTCAAGCTTATGGAAGAGAATGGTTCTTCAGGGGAGGGGGAGGGCAGGGCCATGGTGGAAGAGTGGGCTAATAGTGTTGGGAACTTAAAGGGGGTTACTCTTAAAGAGGAAGATATTGCAGAGGCTGCTCTGTATTTGGCCAGTGATGAAGCAAGGTATGTGAGTGGTCTTAATCTTGTTGTGGATGGTGGATTCACTGTTGTAGGCTGA